In Archangium violaceum, the following are encoded in one genomic region:
- a CDS encoding efflux RND transporter permease subunit, with protein sequence MQWLASICVRKPVFATVLILLICVLGIAGYVKLTVDRFPKLDFPTVVVITRLPGSSPEEMETDVTEKVEEAVNTISGIDEMSSITAEGVSQVIVTFVLEKNVDVAVQEVRDRINQITYELPRDVETPLVQKFDPDAVPVIILAVQGEKPVRELTEYADRVLRRRLETVPGVGQVSLIGGRKRQVNVWMDPVKMRAAGVSSADVQRALSGQNMSMPGGSIETGPERLTLRLRGRVSSVEELGQLVLRESNGHILRVQDVARVEDGQVEADTAAVRDGKPAVLLSIRKQSGENTVALVQEVRRRVGELSQTLPAGYSLEVVRDNSETTITSVNAVKEHLLLGGVFAALVVLLFLGSWRSTLIAALAIPTSIIGTFALMNAAGLNLNTISLLALALAVGIVIDDAIVVLENIHRFIHEKKLKPFPAAILATKEIGLAVLATTLSLIAVFLPVAFMGGIPGRFLSSFGWTMAFSIAVSLLVSFTLTPMLCARWLVGGSAAPDHGHHRKPLLERVTDVVYMPLERAYERALRWVMAHRWVMVVASVVTLGSCMPLMKAVPTGFLPKSDEAQYQVTIRMPEGTSLDSTLLVSERVAREIREKMPELTRSTLVTIGDSADKTPNVAGIFVRIVDPDQRQETQDDIMNRVRQEITSKLPKQYRVSVSNAPLFSGAGTQAAVQYVVTGPDFDELGKQASVLLEKMKQIPGVVDADSNLIVGKPEVSAYIDRSRAADLGVQVPDVASTLQMLVGGFDVSTYVENGNLYDVRLRAEPGSRDSVEALGQVTVPSMRLGAVPLTDVVKLQHEEGPSQINRMNRQRQIMLSANTAPGVSTGTVVEQFNKVIEETKLPAGYVAKPAGQSREIARTAINFLMAFALAFIFMYLILAAQFESWIHPITILVSLPLTVPFALVSLLIFRQSLDLYSMLGLLVLFGVVKKNSILQIDHTNQLRREGLPRLEAIVHGSKDRLRPILMTTLSFVAGMIPLLLSKGVGASFNQATAGVVVGGQTLSLVLTLLMTPVVYSLFDDASAWFSRKFGSKRSPEETGEAEVARAYGGGHLTELRPSNDQEAA encoded by the coding sequence ATGCAATGGCTAGCCAGTATCTGTGTCCGTAAGCCCGTCTTCGCGACGGTGCTCATCCTGCTGATCTGCGTGCTCGGCATCGCCGGGTACGTGAAGCTCACCGTCGACCGCTTCCCCAAGCTCGACTTCCCCACCGTGGTGGTGATCACGCGCCTGCCCGGCTCCTCTCCCGAGGAGATGGAGACGGACGTCACCGAGAAGGTCGAGGAGGCGGTCAATACCATCTCCGGCATCGACGAGATGTCCTCCATCACCGCGGAGGGCGTCAGCCAGGTCATCGTCACGTTCGTTCTGGAGAAGAACGTGGACGTGGCCGTGCAGGAGGTGCGCGACCGCATCAACCAGATCACCTACGAGCTGCCGCGCGACGTGGAGACGCCGCTGGTGCAGAAGTTCGATCCGGACGCCGTGCCGGTCATCATCCTGGCGGTCCAGGGTGAGAAGCCCGTGCGCGAGCTCACCGAGTACGCGGACCGCGTGCTGCGCCGCCGGCTGGAGACGGTGCCGGGCGTGGGCCAGGTGTCGCTCATCGGTGGCCGCAAGCGCCAGGTGAACGTGTGGATGGACCCGGTGAAGATGCGCGCGGCGGGCGTGAGCTCGGCGGACGTGCAGCGGGCGCTGTCCGGGCAGAACATGTCGATGCCGGGCGGAAGCATCGAGACGGGTCCGGAGCGCCTCACCCTGCGTCTGCGCGGGCGCGTCTCCAGCGTGGAGGAGCTGGGCCAGCTCGTGCTGCGCGAGAGCAACGGCCACATCCTGCGCGTGCAGGACGTGGCCCGGGTCGAGGACGGCCAGGTGGAGGCGGACACGGCGGCCGTGCGTGATGGCAAGCCGGCGGTGCTCCTGTCCATCCGCAAGCAGTCCGGTGAGAACACCGTGGCCCTGGTGCAGGAGGTGCGCCGCCGCGTGGGTGAGCTCAGCCAGACGCTGCCGGCGGGCTACTCGCTGGAAGTGGTGCGCGATAACTCGGAGACCACCATCACCAGCGTGAACGCGGTGAAGGAGCACCTGCTGCTGGGCGGCGTCTTCGCCGCGCTGGTGGTGCTGCTGTTCCTGGGCAGCTGGCGCAGCACCCTCATCGCCGCGCTCGCCATTCCCACCTCCATCATCGGCACCTTCGCGCTGATGAACGCGGCGGGGCTCAACCTCAACACCATCAGCCTGCTGGCGCTCGCGCTGGCGGTGGGCATCGTCATCGACGACGCCATCGTGGTGCTGGAGAACATCCACCGCTTCATCCACGAGAAGAAGCTCAAGCCCTTCCCGGCGGCCATCCTGGCCACGAAGGAGATCGGCCTCGCGGTGCTCGCGACCACGCTGTCGCTCATCGCGGTGTTCCTCCCGGTGGCCTTCATGGGAGGCATCCCCGGCCGCTTCCTGAGCAGCTTCGGCTGGACGATGGCCTTCTCCATCGCCGTGTCGCTGCTGGTGTCCTTCACGCTCACGCCCATGCTGTGCGCGCGCTGGCTGGTGGGGGGCTCCGCGGCTCCTGATCACGGCCACCACCGCAAGCCGCTGCTCGAGCGCGTCACCGACGTGGTCTACATGCCCCTCGAGCGCGCCTACGAGCGCGCCCTGCGCTGGGTGATGGCGCACCGCTGGGTGATGGTGGTGGCGTCGGTGGTCACGCTCGGCTCCTGCATGCCCCTCATGAAGGCGGTGCCCACGGGCTTCCTCCCCAAGAGCGACGAGGCCCAGTACCAGGTGACCATCCGCATGCCGGAGGGCACCAGCCTGGACTCCACCCTCCTGGTGTCCGAACGCGTGGCGCGGGAGATCCGCGAGAAGATGCCCGAGTTGACGCGCTCCACGCTCGTCACCATCGGCGACAGCGCGGACAAGACCCCCAACGTGGCCGGCATCTTCGTGAGGATCGTCGACCCGGATCAGCGCCAGGAGACCCAGGACGACATCATGAACCGGGTGCGCCAGGAGATCACCTCCAAGCTGCCCAAGCAGTACCGGGTGAGCGTGTCCAACGCGCCCCTCTTCAGCGGCGCCGGCACGCAGGCCGCGGTCCAGTACGTGGTGACGGGCCCCGACTTCGACGAGCTGGGCAAGCAGGCCAGCGTGCTGCTGGAGAAGATGAAGCAGATCCCCGGCGTGGTGGACGCGGACAGCAACCTCATCGTCGGCAAGCCCGAGGTGAGCGCGTACATCGACCGCTCGCGTGCCGCGGACCTGGGCGTGCAGGTGCCCGACGTGGCCAGCACCCTGCAGATGCTGGTGGGCGGCTTCGACGTGTCCACCTACGTGGAGAACGGCAACCTGTACGACGTGCGCCTGCGCGCCGAGCCGGGCTCGCGCGACAGCGTGGAGGCGCTCGGGCAGGTGACCGTGCCCTCCATGCGGCTGGGCGCCGTGCCCCTGACGGACGTGGTGAAGCTGCAGCACGAGGAGGGTCCCTCGCAGATCAACCGCATGAACCGCCAGCGGCAGATCATGCTCTCGGCCAACACCGCGCCGGGCGTGAGCACGGGTACGGTCGTGGAGCAGTTCAACAAGGTCATCGAGGAGACGAAGCTGCCGGCCGGCTACGTGGCCAAGCCCGCGGGTCAGTCCCGCGAGATCGCCCGCACGGCCATCAACTTCCTCATGGCCTTCGCGCTGGCCTTCATCTTCATGTACCTGATCCTCGCCGCGCAGTTCGAGTCGTGGATCCACCCCATCACCATCCTCGTCTCCCTGCCGCTCACCGTGCCCTTCGCGCTGGTGTCGCTGCTCATCTTCAGGCAGTCGCTCGACCTGTACTCGATGCTCGGCCTGCTGGTGCTCTTCGGCGTGGTGAAGAAGAACTCGATTCTGCAGATCGACCACACCAACCAGCTGCGGCGCGAGGGTCTGCCCCGGCTGGAGGCCATCGTCCACGGAAGCAAGGACCGGTTGCGCCCCATCCTCATGACCACCCTGTCCTTCGTGGCGGGCATGATTCCCCTGCTGCTGTCCAAGGGCGTGGGCGCGAGCTTCAACCAGGCCACCGCGGGCGTGGTGGTGGGTGGTCAGACGCTGTCGCTGGTGCTCACGCTGTTGATGACGCCGGTGGTTTACTCGCTGTTCGATGACGCCTCGGCATGGTTCAGCCGCAAGTTCGGCTCCAAGCGCTCGCCCGAGGAGACGGGCGAGGCCGAGGTAGCCCGGGCCTACGGCGGTGGTCACCTGACCGAGCTGCGGCCCTCGAATGATCAGGAGGCGGCATGA
- a CDS encoding FAD-binding oxidoreductase, which produces MSVNLIRELASVLPPEGLVTDPDVLEAHRHDQAGWAAAGVPGVLVRPASTAEVQAVLRVAAALRVPVVARGAGSGLSGGANATDGCIVLSLTRMNRILEIDRRGLLAVVQPGVLNGALKAAAAEHGLWYAPDPASWEFSTIGGNVATNAGGLCCVKYGVTGDAVLGLEAVLADGSVVRTGGRTVKNVAGYDLTRLFVGSEGTLGVVTEATLRLRPRPPPATTLVASFPTLVGAGAAVTEIMASTRPSVLELMDRTTVRAVESFKPLGLDVESAALLLARSDAGGEQGVAECTRMVAACEAAGATFVAHSADEAEGELLLVARRLAFPALERQGATLLDDVGVPLSRIAELLAAVELIAERRGVLIGTFGHAGDGNMHPTLVFDRNDPDAVGRAKAAFDDILRVVLDMGGTITGEHGVGALKRPFLAAQLGPESLRLHHAIKSALDPLGLLNPGKML; this is translated from the coding sequence ATGAGCGTGAACCTGATCCGCGAGCTCGCGTCCGTCCTGCCCCCCGAGGGCCTCGTCACCGATCCCGACGTGCTCGAAGCGCACCGCCACGACCAGGCTGGATGGGCCGCGGCGGGTGTCCCGGGGGTCCTCGTCCGTCCGGCCTCGACGGCCGAGGTCCAGGCCGTGCTGCGCGTGGCGGCGGCCCTGCGCGTGCCGGTGGTCGCCCGAGGAGCGGGCTCGGGGTTGTCGGGCGGCGCGAACGCCACGGACGGCTGCATCGTGCTCTCGCTCACGCGGATGAACCGCATCCTGGAGATCGACCGGCGCGGCCTGCTCGCCGTCGTCCAGCCGGGCGTGCTCAACGGCGCGCTCAAGGCGGCCGCGGCGGAGCACGGGCTCTGGTACGCGCCGGATCCCGCGAGCTGGGAGTTCTCGACGATCGGCGGCAACGTCGCCACCAATGCCGGCGGTCTGTGCTGCGTGAAGTACGGCGTGACCGGGGATGCCGTGCTCGGGCTGGAGGCCGTGCTCGCGGATGGCTCCGTCGTGCGCACCGGTGGCCGCACGGTCAAGAACGTCGCCGGATATGATCTCACCCGGCTCTTCGTCGGCTCCGAGGGCACGCTCGGCGTCGTCACCGAGGCCACGCTGCGGCTGCGCCCGCGCCCTCCCCCGGCCACGACGCTCGTCGCCTCGTTCCCGACGCTCGTCGGGGCCGGCGCGGCCGTCACGGAGATCATGGCGAGCACCCGCCCCTCCGTGCTCGAGCTCATGGACCGGACCACGGTGCGCGCCGTGGAGTCCTTCAAGCCCCTGGGTCTGGACGTCGAGTCCGCGGCGCTCCTGCTGGCGCGCTCCGATGCCGGGGGTGAGCAGGGCGTGGCGGAGTGCACGCGGATGGTGGCCGCCTGCGAGGCCGCCGGGGCCACCTTCGTCGCGCACTCCGCCGACGAGGCCGAGGGCGAGCTGCTGCTCGTGGCGCGCCGGCTCGCCTTTCCCGCGCTCGAGCGCCAGGGGGCGACACTGCTCGATGACGTGGGCGTGCCGCTCTCGCGCATCGCCGAGCTGCTCGCGGCGGTCGAGCTCATCGCCGAGCGGCGCGGCGTGCTCATCGGCACGTTCGGCCACGCGGGCGATGGGAACATGCACCCCACCCTCGTCTTCGACCGGAACGATCCGGACGCGGTGGGGCGGGCCAAGGCGGCCTTCGACGACATCCTCCGCGTGGTGCTCGACATGGGCGGCACCATCACCGGCGAGCACGGGGTCGGCGCCCTCAAGCGCCCCTTCCTCGCCGCTCAGCTCGGCCCCGAGTCCCTGCGGCTCCACCACGCCATCAAGTCCGCGCTCGATCCGCTCGGCCTCCTCAACCCCGGCAAGATGCTCTGA
- a CDS encoding efflux RND transporter periplasmic adaptor subunit, which translates to MRKLHRQGRTGTAPVYKVLVAGGLVLTLGAGCGTRVDAAQSKKGQQQASAQESAVKADTVQVGEAKVPRFLTLTGSLSAFEDSDVAAGAMGKVVSVHVERGSVVKKGDVLVKLDGRSATASLEEARAQLSLAKSQQQLADADCARSERLSKEGSISSADFDRSQAQCRNAAAQVASATARLSMLEISMTDTTIRAPFDGVVSERVVSVGEYVRQDSKVVTLVALDPLRLSLTVPESSAAFIQKDQSVEFTLTAAPNVVHKTKVSFVGAGLRNGTRDLVVEALVPNKDRALLPGQFATAKVQLGEQQLPVVPRSAVLEDGARRKLFVVSDGRLEERFVQVSESSSDSLGVMAGVRVGERVVAVAREDLRDGQKLQ; encoded by the coding sequence ATGCGGAAACTTCATCGACAGGGCAGGACGGGCACGGCGCCGGTGTACAAGGTGCTGGTGGCGGGTGGGCTGGTGCTGACGCTGGGCGCTGGCTGCGGAACGCGGGTGGACGCCGCGCAGAGCAAGAAGGGGCAGCAGCAGGCCTCGGCGCAGGAGTCCGCGGTGAAGGCGGACACGGTGCAGGTCGGCGAGGCGAAGGTGCCGCGCTTCCTCACGCTCACCGGCTCCCTGTCGGCGTTCGAGGACTCGGACGTGGCGGCCGGTGCCATGGGCAAGGTGGTATCCGTGCACGTCGAGCGCGGCTCGGTGGTGAAGAAGGGCGACGTGCTGGTGAAGCTCGATGGGCGCTCGGCCACGGCGAGCCTCGAGGAGGCGCGGGCCCAGCTCTCCCTGGCGAAGTCCCAGCAGCAGCTGGCCGACGCCGACTGCGCGCGCAGCGAGAGGCTCTCCAAGGAGGGCAGCATCTCCTCCGCGGATTTCGACCGCTCCCAGGCCCAATGCCGCAACGCGGCGGCCCAGGTCGCCTCCGCCACCGCGCGCCTGTCCATGCTGGAGATCAGCATGACGGATACCACCATCCGCGCCCCCTTCGATGGGGTGGTGTCCGAGCGCGTGGTGTCCGTGGGTGAGTACGTCCGGCAGGACTCGAAGGTGGTGACGCTGGTGGCGTTGGATCCGCTGCGGCTGTCGCTCACCGTGCCGGAGTCCTCGGCGGCCTTCATCCAGAAGGATCAGTCGGTGGAGTTCACCCTGACGGCGGCGCCCAACGTGGTGCACAAGACGAAGGTGTCCTTCGTGGGCGCGGGCCTGCGCAACGGCACCCGGGACCTGGTGGTGGAGGCGCTCGTGCCCAACAAGGACCGCGCGCTGCTGCCGGGCCAGTTCGCCACCGCGAAGGTGCAGCTGGGCGAGCAGCAGTTGCCGGTGGTGCCGCGCTCGGCGGTGCTGGAGGACGGCGCGCGCCGCAAGCTCTTCGTGGTGAGCGACGGGCGGCTGGAGGAGCGCTTCGTCCAGGTGAGCGAGTCCTCCTCGGATTCGCTGGGTGTGATGGCGGGCGTGCGCGTGGGCGAGCGCGTGGTGGCGGTGGCGCGGGAAGACCTGCGCGACGGCCAGAAGCTGCAGTAG
- a CDS encoding c-type cytochrome: MNRPFLLLPLLLALPASAGDADFGKKAFEAACAQCHVAEPARADGKNATAPANLSLWLSTHSGTELRKWVKDPWKVRADTQCDPRQLQPQYVSDLISYLRSAQTPATPAPGAQTPPKRN; the protein is encoded by the coding sequence ATGAACCGACCCTTCCTGCTCCTCCCGCTCCTGCTGGCCCTCCCGGCGAGCGCGGGCGACGCCGATTTCGGCAAGAAGGCCTTCGAGGCAGCGTGCGCGCAGTGCCACGTGGCGGAGCCCGCCCGTGCGGACGGAAAGAACGCCACCGCCCCGGCCAACCTCTCCCTCTGGCTGAGCACCCACTCCGGCACCGAGCTACGCAAGTGGGTGAAGGACCCCTGGAAGGTGCGCGCGGACACGCAGTGCGATCCGCGTCAGCTGCAGCCTCAGTACGTCAGCGACCTCATCTCCTACCTGCGCAGCGCCCAGACGCCGGCCACCCCGGCCCCCGGCGCGCAGACCCCCCCCAAGAGGAACTGA
- a CDS encoding Kelch repeat-containing protein: MQKTLRLSLLMAGVVSLVTGCQPEAPAPASDAALKTHESALTTLGGWSSNRPMFTEEQSHTATLLNSGEVLVAGGYDSAGTVVRGQLYNPYTDSWRPAGFMKKSRYDHTATLLASGKVLVAGGRHISSAGPGLPDTAEVYDPATDTWNNTANTLGGRIGHSAVLLDSGKVLVTGGNYGSIHVTRDAKVYDPATDSWSIASYMNEKREGHTSTVLFSGKVLVTGGSWSGPGNSTELYDPATDTWTPAPPMQQSRAYHVAVELYSGYVLVVGGDTAGTAELFNPYNETWLPVPPCPVSGGDLTATLLFSGEVLVAGNGTANAALYDPSTNSWLPTSPMQQSRWGHAATLLHTGEVLVTGGGSNGAFTETSTVERFKR; encoded by the coding sequence ATGCAGAAGACGCTTCGTTTGTCATTGCTGATGGCCGGTGTCGTTTCGCTCGTCACGGGTTGCCAGCCCGAGGCCCCCGCGCCGGCCTCCGACGCCGCGTTGAAGACGCACGAGTCGGCCCTCACCACACTGGGAGGTTGGAGCAGCAACAGGCCCATGTTCACCGAGGAGCAGTCCCACACCGCCACCCTGCTCAACTCGGGCGAGGTGCTGGTGGCGGGCGGCTACGACAGCGCGGGCACCGTGGTGCGCGGGCAGCTCTACAACCCGTACACGGACAGCTGGCGCCCCGCGGGGTTCATGAAGAAGTCGCGCTACGACCACACCGCGACGCTGCTCGCGTCGGGCAAGGTGCTGGTCGCCGGTGGCCGCCACATCTCGTCGGCGGGCCCCGGGCTGCCCGACACCGCGGAGGTGTATGACCCGGCCACGGATACGTGGAACAACACGGCCAATACCCTGGGAGGCCGGATCGGCCACTCCGCCGTGCTGCTGGACTCGGGCAAGGTGCTGGTGACGGGCGGCAACTACGGCTCCATCCATGTCACGCGGGACGCGAAGGTGTACGACCCGGCCACGGACTCCTGGAGCATCGCCAGCTACATGAACGAGAAGCGCGAGGGCCACACCTCCACGGTCCTCTTCTCGGGCAAGGTGCTGGTGACGGGCGGCTCGTGGTCCGGCCCGGGCAACTCGACGGAGCTGTACGACCCGGCCACGGACACCTGGACGCCGGCGCCCCCCATGCAGCAGTCGCGCGCCTACCACGTCGCGGTCGAGCTCTACTCGGGCTACGTGCTGGTCGTCGGTGGCGACACCGCTGGCACGGCGGAGCTGTTCAACCCGTACAACGAGACGTGGCTCCCGGTGCCCCCCTGCCCGGTGTCGGGGGGCGATCTCACCGCGACGCTGCTCTTCTCGGGCGAGGTGCTGGTGGCGGGCAACGGCACGGCCAACGCGGCCCTGTACGATCCGTCGACGAACTCGTGGCTGCCGACGAGCCCCATGCAGCAGTCGCGCTGGGGCCACGCCGCGACGCTGCTCCACACCGGTGAGGTGCTGGTGACGGGCGGCGGCTCCAACGGGGCCTTCACCGAGACCTCCACCGTGGAGCGCTTCAAGCGCTGA